Proteins co-encoded in one Arachis hypogaea cultivar Tifrunner chromosome 13, arahy.Tifrunner.gnm2.J5K5, whole genome shotgun sequence genomic window:
- the LOC112732654 gene encoding protein ACTIVITY OF BC1 COMPLEX KINASE 7, chloroplastic-like: MLAGLESLPEAYQQRIVSMMEQVSWVNSSIRMALHGCYCHHIKLTNHRRTPNSFSFSSSISNPKFPKNKRGQRDSSENDAYPRFLVVMRQTELPASNSKYGTNGKVVRMVPSSEVVKRSTLSYNKVKTVNGAKQNVNGVATIVKRDVNPPLTKAVKSRTSEELPPLEELKVLPSGEGFSWANENYSSWQRSIDVWSFVLSLRIRVLLDNAKWAYIRGFTEDKQKIRRRKTASWLRERVLQLGPTFIKLGQLSSTRSDLFPREFVDELAKLQDKVPAFSPKKAKSFIESELGASISLLFREFEDRPIATASLGQVA; encoded by the exons ATGTTAGCTGGTTTGGAATCACTTCCAGAAGCTTATCAGCAAAGAATAGTGTCCATGATGGAACAAGTTAGCTG GGTTAATTCATCAATAAGAATGGCTTTGCATGGTTGCTATTGTCACCATATAAAGTTGACAAATCATAGAAGAACACCAAACTCCTTCAGCTTCTCATCCTCCATTTCGAATCCCAAGTTTCCAAAGAATAAAAGGGGACAGCGTGATTCATCAGAGAATGATGCATATCCCAGGTTCCTGGTTGTAATGCGTCAGACAGAATTGCctgcatcaaattcaaagtatGGTACCAATGGAAAAGTTGTTAGAATGGTACCCTCAAGTGAGGTAGTGAAGAGAAGCACACTGTCATATAATAAGGTGAAGACAGTGAATGGTGCAAAACAAAATGTTAATGGAGTAGCAACTATTGTAAAAAGAGATGTTAACCCCCCCTTGACCAAGGCAGTGAAATCAAGAACCTCTGAAGAACTTCCACCGCTGGAGGAGCTCAAGGTTTTGCCCTCGGGCGAAGGCTTCAGTTGGGCTAATGAGAATTACAGTTCTTGGCAGAGATCTATTGATGTTTGGTCTTTTGTGCTTTCTTTGCGTATTCGGGTTCTATTGGACAATGCAAAATGGGCATATATTAGAGGCTTCACAGAAGATAAACAG aaaatcaGAAGGCGGAAAACAGCGTCGTGGTTAAGGGAGCGTGTGTTGCAGCTTGGTCCAACTTTCATCAAGCTTGGGCAGTTATCATCAACAAGGTCAGATCTATTTCCACGTGAATTTGTGGATGAGCTAGCAAAGTTGCAG GACAAGGTCCCTGCCTTCTCTCCAAAGAAAGCAAAAAGCTTCATTGAGAGTGAATTGGGAGCTTCCATTAGCTTACTGTTTAGGGAGTTCGAAGATCGGCCAATAGCCACTGCTAGTCTTGGTCAGGTAGCATAA